Within the Microbacterium terricola genome, the region ACCTCGGCGCCGAGCAGCCGCATCCGTGCGACGTTCAGCGCCTGGCGCTCGGTGTCGACCTCGCCCATGTAGATGGTGCACTCGAAGCCGAACAGCGCGGCGGCGGTGGCCGTGGCGACGCCATGCTGGCCCGCCCCGGTCTCGGCGATCACGCGGGTCTTGCCCAGGCGCTTGGTGAGCAGCGCCTGTCCGAGCACGTTGTTGATCTTGTGCGAGCCGGTGTGGTTGAGGTCTTCGCGCTTGAGGAAGACCCGCGCTCCCCCGGCGTGTGCGGCGAACCGCGGCACCTCGGTGATGATCGACGGGCGCCCCGCGTAGGTGCGCAGCAGATGCTGGAACTCGGAGATGAACTCCGGGTCGGCGATCGCCTTCTCGTACACGTCGGTGAGCTCGTCGATGGCGGCGATCAGCGACTCGGGCATGTACCGGCCGCCGAACTCGCCGAAGAAGGGGCCGGACTCGTCGCGAAGGCTCATGCGGACTCCCCCTCGGTAGGCGCGCCGGCGGCGAGGAAGGCGCCGAGCGTGGCGACGGGGTCGCCAGTGACGAGCGCCTCGCCGATCAGCACGACGTCTGCGCCCGCGGCGCGGTAATGCGCGACATCTGCAGGAGCGAGGACGGCCGATTCGGCGACCTTGATCGCGTCGGCGGGGATGCGGTCGGCCACCCGCCCGAACAGGTCGCGGTCGAGCTCGAAGGTGGACAGGTCGCGGGCGTTCACCCCGACCAGACGGGCGCCGATGTCAGCGGCACGCGACACCTCGTCGGCCGAGTGCGTCTCGACCAGCGGCGTCATCCCCAGTTCGAGCACCAGGGCGTGCAGCTCGGCGAGCAGCGGCTGCTCGAGGGCGGCCACGATCAGCAGCACCAGATCGGCGCCGGAGGCCCGGGCTTCGAGCACCTGGTAGGGCGTGGCGATGAAGTCCTTGCGCAGCACCGGCAGCGACACGGCCGTCGTGACCGCCTCGAGGTCGGCGAGGCTGCCCTTGAACCGGCGGCCCTCGGTGAGGACCGAGATGGCGCTGGCGCCACCCTGCTCGTACAGGCTCGCCTGGTGCGCAGGATCGGGGATGCTGGCCAGGTCGCCGCGCGAGGGGCTCGCGCGCTTGACCTCGGCGATGATCTTCACCCGGTCGGCCGGGGCGAGCGCGGCGAGGGCGTCACGGGCGGGCTGCCGGGAGAGCGCGGCGCGCTCGACCTCGGCGAGAGGACGCGTGACGGCGCGCTGCTGCGCATCCTCCACCGCGCCGGCCGTGAGGTCGGCGAGCACCATCAGTGCTCTTTCGACGCGTACTTCGGGCCGTTGGCGCCGTAGCCGGCCTTCGCCAGCGCCGCACCCGCGAGGAGCCCGATGACGAGCAGGCCGGCGGAGGCCCAGACGAGGACGGGAAGGTCGAGGAAGAAGAAGAGCGTGCCGAGGGCGACGGCGACCAGCATGATCACCACTGCGGTCCATGCCGCCGGGGAGTGACCGTGGCCAGGGTCGCCGATGGGGTTGCTGCTCATTTTCGTCCTCCGGGTTTGCGCGATCCTGGAAAGTCTAGCGGGGCTCACGCCGTGGGATCGTCGCCTCCCCGCGATCGTCGTCACTCGAAATAGATGATTGAGGGATAGCTGTAGTTCTCACCGGCGGTGAAGTAGTGAGGGTCGGATTCCGCGACCGCGACGATCGACCCGATGAGGACGGTCATCCGGAACTTCCAGTAGTAGCCGGAGGTGACGGTCGCGGAGAAGCACCCCTGCCAGTCCCGCTGCAGCTGTCCACCCTCGGTCCAGGTGGCCCCGTCTATCGACCTCAACGCGAGGATGTTGCTCGTGCCGTGGGAGTACTTGATCGTGTTCTGATCGAAGCATCCCGAAGCGGTCGCGGTGGCGGCGGGCGCCGCGCTCAGCACGGGATTCCAGACGTACTTCGCCCCTGCCTCGATGAGTCCGGGCGATCCATAGGCGTAACCCGACAGGTACCCCGAACGGGAGACGTAGAGGTTGTAGTAGTACCCCGGAGTGACGTTCGTGAACGTGAACGTGCCGGCGGATCCGGTGACCACCCGCGCGACTTCGGTGTAGCCGCCGGTGGTGGTGAGGTACGCGAGTTGCACTGTGGCTGAGTTGAGCGGCTGTCCCGCGGTGTTCACGACGGTGCCGGTGATCGTCCCGGTGGCCTGCACGACGTTGCGGGCCGCCGAGGTCCGCGAGGTCCTGGTGTAGCCGGACTTGCGGCCGGTGACGGTGACGGTGATCTTCTTGCCGACATCTGCTGCGCGCGCCTTGTACGTCTTGGACTTGGCGCCGGAGATCGCCTTGCCGTTGCGCTTCCATTGGTACGAGAAGGTGGGCGTGGGTCTCCACGTGCCGTGCACGGCGGTGAGAGTGTTCCCTGCTTTCGCACTGCCCTTGATCCTCGGGACAGGAGCGGCAGTGAATCGGAGCGTCGCCGCCTTCTTGGCCGCGCTGATCGTCGGCGTGGGTGAGGACGTGACCGCGCCGGCAGCATAGGCGGGCGCCGCGATCCCGAACCCCACGAACATGCTGAGCACGACGGCGAGTGCGATCCGGCGCGTCCACCGGAGGCCAAGCCCATTGCGTCGGTAAATGCCACGGGTTTCGGTCGCGACAGCACTCATCGTCTACCCCCTCGCTCACGCACAGTATCTGCGCGTCAGCCGGGGCACAACGGGGGCCGCTGCGCGCCTACGTGGCCGTGGGATCGTCGCCGCGCGACAGGTCGTCCCAGTCGTCGATGGCGTCGTGCGGGCGGGAACCCGATGCCGCAGCGGGTGCCTCGGCCGGTGCGTCGGTGCGGTAGCGCCGCCCGCCGCGCCGCCAGCGGTGTGCGGTGGCGACGATGAGGACTCCTGCGGCGACGAGCACCACCCAGCCGACCAGCGTGACCGCTGGCCACGGGGTCGGGACGATGCCGGCGACGAGCTCGCCGACCGCGTCGGCCCCGGCGATGCCGGTCGCCTCGGTCACGACGCTCGTCACGGCTCCGATCGGCTGCTGGAAGGCGACCTGCCACGTCAGCACCGCGAGCACCCCGCCGAGCACGACGGCGAGGGCGCCGAACACGTGCGCGAGCACCCGCCCGACGATCGACAGCGCGGCGCCGAGGGCGAGGACCGCCAGGCTCAGCGGTGCGAGCACGGGGATCGCCGAGGCGCCGGGCACGGTCAGCTCGTGCTGGGCGCCGTCGCTGAGGGTCACGGTCAGCCAGGTCTGCGTCGAGGAGATGACGCCCAGCGCCCCGACGGCGACGAGCGCGATCACGGCGAGCGAGCGGGCGCGGGCGATCACGCCGTCGCGTCCCGCCCGAGGTCGGCGACCTGCGGTCCGAGGTCGTCGGCGTCGAAGCACGTCCGGGTTCCCGTGTGACACGCGGCGCCGACCTGATCCACCGTGACGAGGATCGTGTCGCCGTCGCAGTCGAGGCGAGCGCCGCGCACCAGCTGGATGTGGCCGGAGGTGTCGCCCTTGCGCCAGTACTCCTGACGCGAGCGCGACCAGAAGGTGACCCGGCCGGTCGTCAGCGTGCGACGCAGCGCCTCCGCATCCATCCACCCGAGCATGAGCACCTCGAGGCTGTCCCACTGCTGGATGACGGCCGCGACGAGCCCGTCGCGGTTGAAGGCGACCCGGGCGATGCGGTCTTCGACGGACTCGGGGTCAGGGGCGGCGTCAGCCATCAGCGCACCTCGATCCCGGCATCGGCCATGGCCGACTTCACGTCGCCGACCGTCAGCTGGCCGGAGTGGAAGACGGATGCTGCCAGCACCGCGTCCGCGCCGGCACCGACCGCGGGGGCGAAGTGGCCCACCTCGCCGGCGCCGCCGGAGGCGATCACCGGGACGCTGGAGACCTCGCGCATGAGCGAGATCAGCTCGAGGTCGAAGCCCTCGCGGGTGCCGTCGGCGTCGATGGAGTTGACCAGCAGCTCCCCCGCGCCGCGCTCGGTGGCCTCGCGGGCCCACTCCAGCGCGTCGAGCTCGGTCTCGGTGCGTCCGCCGTGGGTGGTCACGACGAAACCGGACGGGACGCGGTCGCGGAGCTCCGCTGACGCGCGCTTGACGTCGAGGGAGAGGACGAGCACCTGGGCGCCGAAGCGGTCGGCGATCTCGTCGAGCAGGTCGGGACGCGCGATCGCCGCCGAGTTCACGCCGATCTTGTCTGCACCCACCGCCAGCAGCCGGGCGACGTCGTCGACCGTGCGCACTCCCCCGCCCACGGTCAGCGGGATGAAGACCTCCTCGGCCGTGCGGCGGACCACGTCGTACGTGGTCGCCCGCTCGTCGACCGTCGCGGTGACGTCGAGGAAGGTGATCTCGTCTGCGCCCTGCCGGAAGTACTCGCGGGCGAGTTCGACCGGATCGCCCATGTCGCGCAGGTTCTCGAAGTTCACGCCCTTCACGACGCGGCCGGCGGCGACGTCGAGGCACGGGATGACGCGGCAGGCGAGCGACATCAGAGCCTCGCGTTGTGGATTGCGCTGACCAGGATCGCGCGCGCGCCGATGGCGTACAGGTCGTCCATCACCTGATTGACGCCCCTGCGCGGCACCATGACCCGCACGGCGACCCACTCGGCGTCGCGCAGCGGCGAGATCGTGGGCGACTCGATGCCGGGTGCGATGGCGACCGCCTGGTCGACCAGCGCGACGGGCAGGTCGTAGTCGACGAGCACGTACTGCCGCGCGACCATGACGCCGCGGAGGCGCCGGAGAAGGGTGTCCGTGCCGTCGACGTCGGTCTGCCCGGTGATCAGGACCGCTTCGGACTGCAGCAGGACGGGTCCGAAGATCTCGAGCCCGGCCTGCTTCAGGGTGGTGCCGGTCGAGACGACGTCGGCGACGGCATCCGCCACTCCGAGCTGGACCGCCGACTCGACGGCGCCGTCCAGCGGCACGAGATCCGCCGCGATGCCCAGCTCATCGAGGTACGCGTCGACCAGACCGGGGTAGGCGGTGGCGACCCGCACGCCCTGGAGGTCGGAGATGTCGGTGAACGCGCCAGGAGGGCCCGCGAAGCGGAAGGTCGATCCGCCGAAGCCGAGCGCCTCGATCTCGCGGGCACCCGGCATCCGCGCGTCCAGCAGCAGATCGCGGCCGGTGATGCCCACATCCAGCGCGCCGGACCCGACATACGTGGCGATGTCCTTCGGCCGCAGGTAGAAGAACTCGACGTCGTTGGCCGGGTCGATGACGTGCAGGTCCTTCGGGTCGCGGCGGCCGGTGTAGCCGGCTTCGGCGAGCATGTCGTGGGCGGTCTCGGCGAGCGATCCCTTGTTCGGCACGGCGATTCGCAGCATGGAGAGGGCTTTCAGGTCGTGGGCGGGTCGGCGGGGGCGCGCTCACAGATGTCGGTAGACATCCTCGAGGGTCAGGCCCTTCGCGAGCATCATCACCTGGAGGTGGTAGAGCAGCTGCGAGATCTCCTCGGCGGCCTCGTCGTTCGACTGGAACTCCGCGGCCATCCACACCTCGGCGGCCTCTTCGACGACCTTCTTGCCGATCGCGTGCACGCCCGCGTCGAGCTGAGCGACGGTCCCCGATCCTTCCGGGCGCGTGGCCGCGGTGGCGGTGAGCTCGGCGAACAGCGAGTCGAACGTCTTCACCCTGACAGGCTACCGGGCCTGGGCCGACGGCGGACGCCGTGTGTCCGCGGGCCGGA harbors:
- the trpC gene encoding indole-3-glycerol phosphate synthase TrpC, with the protein product MLADLTAGAVEDAQQRAVTRPLAEVERAALSRQPARDALAALAPADRVKIIAEVKRASPSRGDLASIPDPAHQASLYEQGGASAISVLTEGRRFKGSLADLEAVTTAVSLPVLRKDFIATPYQVLEARASGADLVLLIVAALEQPLLAELHALVLELGMTPLVETHSADEVSRAADIGARLVGVNARDLSTFELDRDLFGRVADRIPADAIKVAESAVLAPADVAHYRAAGADVVLIGEALVTGDPVATLGAFLAAGAPTEGESA
- a CDS encoding DUF6704 family protein, whose protein sequence is MSSNPIGDPGHGHSPAAWTAVVIMLVAVALGTLFFFLDLPVLVWASAGLLVIGLLAGAALAKAGYGANGPKYASKEH
- a CDS encoding carboxypeptidase-like regulatory domain-containing protein, with protein sequence MFVGFGIAAPAYAAGAVTSSPTPTISAAKKAATLRFTAAPVPRIKGSAKAGNTLTAVHGTWRPTPTFSYQWKRNGKAISGAKSKTYKARAADVGKKITVTVTGRKSGYTRTSRTSAARNVVQATGTITGTVVNTAGQPLNSATVQLAYLTTTGGYTEVARVVTGSAGTFTFTNVTPGYYYNLYVSRSGYLSGYAYGSPGLIEAGAKYVWNPVLSAAPAATATASGCFDQNTIKYSHGTSNILALRSIDGATWTEGGQLQRDWQGCFSATVTSGYYWKFRMTVLIGSIVAVAESDPHYFTAGENYSYPSIIYFE
- a CDS encoding Trp biosynthesis-associated membrane protein, translating into MIARARSLAVIALVAVGALGVISSTQTWLTVTLSDGAQHELTVPGASAIPVLAPLSLAVLALGAALSIVGRVLAHVFGALAVVLGGVLAVLTWQVAFQQPIGAVTSVVTEATGIAGADAVGELVAGIVPTPWPAVTLVGWVVLVAAGVLIVATAHRWRRGGRRYRTDAPAEAPAAASGSRPHDAIDDWDDLSRGDDPTAT
- the hisI gene encoding phosphoribosyl-AMP cyclohydrolase; amino-acid sequence: MADAAPDPESVEDRIARVAFNRDGLVAAVIQQWDSLEVLMLGWMDAEALRRTLTTGRVTFWSRSRQEYWRKGDTSGHIQLVRGARLDCDGDTILVTVDQVGAACHTGTRTCFDADDLGPQVADLGRDATA
- the hisF gene encoding imidazole glycerol phosphate synthase subunit HisF, encoding MSLACRVIPCLDVAAGRVVKGVNFENLRDMGDPVELAREYFRQGADEITFLDVTATVDERATTYDVVRRTAEEVFIPLTVGGGVRTVDDVARLLAVGADKIGVNSAAIARPDLLDEIADRFGAQVLVLSLDVKRASAELRDRVPSGFVVTTHGGRTETELDALEWAREATERGAGELLVNSIDADGTREGFDLELISLMREVSSVPVIASGGAGEVGHFAPAVGAGADAVLAASVFHSGQLTVGDVKSAMADAGIEVR
- the hisG gene encoding ATP phosphoribosyltransferase, producing the protein MLRIAVPNKGSLAETAHDMLAEAGYTGRRDPKDLHVIDPANDVEFFYLRPKDIATYVGSGALDVGITGRDLLLDARMPGAREIEALGFGGSTFRFAGPPGAFTDISDLQGVRVATAYPGLVDAYLDELGIAADLVPLDGAVESAVQLGVADAVADVVSTGTTLKQAGLEIFGPVLLQSEAVLITGQTDVDGTDTLLRRLRGVMVARQYVLVDYDLPVALVDQAVAIAPGIESPTISPLRDAEWVAVRVMVPRRGVNQVMDDLYAIGARAILVSAIHNARL
- a CDS encoding phosphoribosyl-ATP diphosphatase, whose translation is MKTFDSLFAELTATAATRPEGSGTVAQLDAGVHAIGKKVVEEAAEVWMAAEFQSNDEAAEEISQLLYHLQVMMLAKGLTLEDVYRHL